In the genome of Streptomyces lydicus, the window TCCTCGACGGCTCCCATCCCGACGATCAGGCCGAATGGCTCGACCTGATTCACAGCGACGAGTCGATCTTGCTCCAGCGGGACCACGAGGCCCTCGACAGCCTCGTCCGCGGACCAGTCACCGGCGGCAACATGACCTCCATGTCCACCTACAGCCCGGCCACCGTAGAAGCGCTGCAATCTCTGCATCTTGCGCCGGGGCAAAGGTTCTTGGAGCTCGGTCCCGGTCCCGGCGTATCTCTTGCGCTTGCCGCCGCAGTCATCGGGCCAGAGAAGGCGGTGGGCGTGGAACGCGACCGGCACATGGCTGCCTTCGCGCAGCAGAACCTTGATGTACTCGGAGCCGGCGTGACGGTGGTGGAGGGCGACGCGCTGCACGGCCACGCCGCCGACGGCCCATACGACCGGATCCATTCCGGCATCGGCGTGCCGTGCGTCCCGGCAGCCTGGGTGCAGCAGCTCGCCCCGGCCGGTCGGCTGCTGACGACGCTCGCGACCCGCACGCCGAGCTGGCCCGGGCAGCTCCTGGTCACCCGGAACCAGCGGGGGCGGGTTGCGGCGGTCTTGCAGGGCCGGGCGCGCGGGTACCGGCCGATGCTCGGCTACCGCTGGCTCAGCGCCCTGAAGCACCGCCCACAGGTCAAGGCCGACCCCGGCCACATCCGGTCGACCCGGCTTGCGCCACCGTCCGATGACGCCCACGGTTTCTGGATGGCGGCGGCGTACTTGGTCCCGAACGTGGTGCGGGATTTCCAGGCCGAGACGATGACGGTCGTCGCGCCCGAAGACGACTCGTGGGCTGTGGCCGGGCCCGGCGACGGCACGGTCCGGGTGCACGGTCCGCGCGATGTGTGGGCCGAACTCGAAGCCGTCCACGCCCGCTGGACCCGGGCCGGCCGACCAACCCAGTACCGGGTCGACATCCCGGCAGGCGGCGGAACGCAACATGTTGCTTCGGCGGCCGGGCCCCACGCCCTGGAGTGGGAACTGCCCGCGCTCCCAGCTCCGGCCCCGATCTGCGGACCGGAGAGCGGCGAGCCTGTTCGATGCGGCGCAGCCTCGCAGCCCAGCCGTCTCCGTAGGCCCGACCTTCCCAAGGAGGACCAAGCATGACGAACAGCGCCCCGTCGAACGCGCCGGCACCGCGCCTGGCCACACCGGCCGACGCTGGTGAGATCGCGCGACTGCGCTCGCAGTACATCCTGTCCGAGCCACTCGACGAAGCGTGGCTCGCCCGCGGCCGGGACCAGCTCGCGCTGCGACTGCGGCCAGGTGGTGATGCCCACGCTTACGTCGTGGACGCACCCGGCGAAGGCCTTGCCTCCTGTGCGCTCGGATTCGTCCAGGTACTCCTGCCGGCCCCGAGGTATCCCCAGGGGCTGGCGGTGCGGATCCATGCCGTCGCCACCGACCCCGCGCACCGGCGCCGCGGTTATGCACACGCCGCACTGTCCGCGCTCTTGGAGGACCTGCAGGAGCGCGGCGTGACCCTCTACGAGCTCTACGCGAGCGAAGGATCCGCGCCGCTCTACGAGCGACTGGGCTTCCGGCCGTACCCCGCCCTCATGCGGATGACGAAATTCCCCGACCCGAGCGAGCCACCCGCGCCGTGAACACACCAGCTGGACAGGGTGCCGGGGCCCGGCACCGACAGAAAGGACACACGAGCACATGAACACCACGTCCGAGGCGCAGCGTTGGAATGCGCACTATGCGGGGGGCCGCGGCATCCGGCCACTGTCCAAGGCCGAGATCCGCATCGTCCGTGACACCCTCGCCCCGCCCAAGGGGCCCAAAGAGCCCCGGGCCCTGGAGGTCTGCTGTGGCACCGGCGACCTCGCCCGGCTGCTGGACGAGCTGGGGTATGTCGTCGATGCGGTGGACTACGCCCAGGCCGCGATCGACCGTGCCGAGGCGGCGTCCGGCCCTGACATCACCTACCACTGTGCGGACGTGGCCTTGGGCGACCTTCCCGCGCTCGCAGGCCGGGGGGCTTCGACCTGATCACCGTGCGCCGGTCGCTGGCGCACCTGCCGGACCGCACGCGGATCGTCGCGGAACTCGCCGACCTGCTGCGGCCCGGTGGGCAGCTGTGCGTGATCACCCCGCACGCCGACCGTTTCCCGCAGGATCTGCGCGGCATCTGCCTGGACGACGACGAGATCGCCATGCTCACGCAAGGGTGGGAGCACACCGAGCGCCTCGAGGCCGAGGACTCCACCGCCGTGGTGCTGCACGGCCCAGTCGGACAGGCCGCCGGCTACCGGGAGAAGAGGCCGCCGAAGGGCCCGCCCCGCCCGACGGGCTGCCGCACGACGACTCCCGCCTGCGATCCACCCACGGCCGCCACCCAGGAGCATGACGTGAAACCCCGCCACCTCACCCACACCGACACACTCCTGCTGCCCATCACCGGCAACGGCCCCTTCAACTTCCGCCACACCCTGTGGAAGCCCTCCCACTACGCCACCGGCCTAGAAGCCCACACCGAAACGCGCAGCTGGCGCACCTTCCGCATCGACGGCCTGATCATCGGCGTAGCCCTGTCGAACGGAGGCGACGACCGGATGATCAGCGCCGAGGTGTTCACCGACAGCGACTACACGCCCGAACACCGCAACCGTCTCGCCCGCCGGCTGACAACCTCCTACGGCTTGGACGAAGACCTCGCCCCGTTCACCGAACTCGCCGCCGACGTAACGGCGATGCGCGCTCCCTTGCACGCGCTGGCTGGCATGCGGCAGAGCTGCCCCGAAGACCACTTCGAGATCGCCGTCATCGCCCTGCTCCTGCAGAACACCACCATCAGCCGCACCACGCAGATGACCCGCAACCTGCTCACCCGCCACGGCCGCCTCGTCCAGTTCGACGGGATCCGGCTGCGGGCCTGGTTCACCCCGGCCGAGATCGCCGCGGTCACCGCCGAGGAATTCAAGGAGCGCGACAGGCTCGGGTACCGGTCAAAGACTCTCCCCCACTTCGCCGCGTTCTTCCGCGACCACCGCCCCGAGGACCTGGCAGCCGCCGACAACCTGGTCGAACTCTTGCAGCAGATCAAGGGGGTTGGCCCCTACACAGCAGCCGTCATGGCCTCCCACGCCTCACGCGACCCCGCCGTCTTCGGAGTCGACGTGTGGAACCGCAAGATCCTCGCCCGACGGCTCCTCGACACCGAGGACGCCGCCCCCGAAGACGTCCACGAACACCTCGCCCGCCTCTTCCCCGGCCACGCCGGAACTGCCGCGCTCTACCTCGTCGAGCACGAATCCCTCCACACTCCCGTCGCTCCGCTCCTGACCCCCGACGCGACCAAGACGTGGAACCAGGAACTGCGCCCCTCCACCTCCTGAAACACCCGACCCCAGGGCAGCGGCACGCCAGCGCCCCTGCCCACCCAGGCATGCCCACACCACGCCCCGAACCCGCGCCAAATCGCAACGAGGCAATCCCGCGAAGGGATGAAACACGCCGTTCGAGCGCCGCCCTCATCCCGGAATCCAGGCCCTGCCTGCCCTCGACCACTAAATAGAACGTTCTTTCACGATCTGCCCCTTCGTCACCCATTACGGGGAGCAGAACGGGCCGTTATTTAGAGCACCTGTACCCATTCCCGCCTTCCGGAGAAGCCATGAACCCTTCGCTCGCCCCCACGCATCGCCCTGTTCGGCTCGAACGACGGCAGCCCACACCTCCGGAGGACGGTCTGCCCAGGCGCGTAGTTGACGCTTCTTCTCGCCGTGCACCGCGCTCATCCCGTCCCGATACGTGGTGGTGGGCATGAGCGCGGACCAAGAAGCCACGGAACCGTCAACGCAGCAACGCGCGGAGCTGCCTGGCCCCCGGCAGGAACCGCTTGGCCTTCCGCCGGCAACTCAGCCCACGAAACCGGGGGACGGTGACGTCGCCGATGAGCTGGAGGAGGCGTACTGGTCGGCCTACGACGGCGCCGCGGCCAAGTCGACGGTCCGCGAGGTGCTGGTGCGGCTGCCGCGCATCGTGGGACAGATCGGCCGGCTGGCGTGGCAGGCCGACCGCTCGGCCACGCTGGCCGTCGTGGTCCTGCAGCTGGTCTCCGCGGCGATGGCGGCCTGCGGGCTGGTGGCCTCGGTGGGTGTGCTGCGGGAGCTGTTCGGGCACGGTCCGACGCCGGACAAGGTCCGCAGCGCGGTGCCGCAGATCCTGCTCGTGGTGGGCTTCCTGTCCGCACGGGCGCTTCTGGAGGCCGGGGTCGCGGTCGCGCAGGCGCGGGTGACGCCGAAGATCCGCACCGCGCTGGAGTGTGACTTCCTTCGGTTGACCGCGCATGTCCGGCTGGAGGTCGTCGATGATGCCGACTGGCACGATGACGCCTACCGCGCTTCCGACCGCGGCCTGTTCTACGCCCGGCAGATCGTCGGCCAGGTCGTCACCCTGGCCTCCACGCTCCTCGGGCTGGTCGGCACGGCCGGCGTCCTCACCTCATTGCACCCCGTCCTCCTCCCCCTGCTCCTGTTGTCCGTCCTGCCGGTGGGCGCCGCCGCCGTACGCACGGCGCGGGCGCGGTTCCACAGCTTCAAGCGGTGGAACACCCTCCAGCGGCGGGTGCGGGTCTTCTCCTGGCTGCTGCTGGAGCGGGACGCCGCCGCCGAACTGCGCTCCGACACCGCTCAGAACGCCCTCCTGGACGAGCACCGCCGGCTGACGGCCCGGATCGCCGAGGAGGACACCCATCTCGGCATGAGTTCGGCCCTGCTGACGCTGGCCGGCCGCGCCGTGGGCGGGATCGGGACCGGTATCACGTACATCGCCCTGGGAGCCATGCTGGTCGCCGGGTGGCTGCCGCTGGCCGCCGGCGCCGGGGCCGTTCTGGCGATCCAGACCGGACAGACCGCGCTGACGCGCTTCGTGGATGTGGCGCACCTGGTCTATGAGCACGCCATGTGGGTCGATGACCTCCTGAGGTTCCAGGAACGCTGCCGAGGACTGCAGCCCCGGCGGCGTGCACTGACCGCACCGGCCACCGTCGCCGCCCTCACCCTGGAGGATGTCGGCTACACCTACCCCGGCAAGGAGACGCCCGCCTTGAGCGGTGTCTCGATGACGCTGCGCGCCGGGGAGACGGTCGCCTTCTTAGGCGTCAACGGCAGCGGGAAGAGCACCTGTTCACGGCTGATCGCCGGACTGTACGAGGCGGGCGAAGGCACGGTGCGCTGGGACGGGGTGGATGTGCGAGACATGGACTCCGAGTCGCTGCAAGCCCGCGTTGCGACCGTGCTGCAGGACCCGGTGCACTTCCCCTTCAGCGCCCTGGCGAACCTCACGGTCTCCCGCGGCACACTCACCGACACCGACCCCCAGCGGGCGTTGGACGCGGCGCGGGCCTCCGGAGCCGAGCAGGTCATCGCCGGTCTGCCGGGCACCTGGCAGGCGGTGCTGTCCAAACGGTTCCGGGGCGGCCAGGAGTTGTCGGCCGGACAATGGGCGAAGATCGCCGTCGCCCGTGGGCTGTACAAGAACGCTCCCGTGCTCCTGCTCGACGAACCGACCGCGAGCATGGACCCCAAGGCCGAACACGCCGTCTATCAGGCAGTGTTGCGGAACAAGGCACGGGCCGACCAGATCACCGTGCTGATCTCGCACCGGCTGGCGAGCGTCGTCGAATGCGACCGGATCTACGTCTTCGACGGCGGCCGGATCACCGAAGCCGGCACACACCAGCAGCTCATGAACCTCGGCGGCGACTACGCCCAGATGTTCACCCTCCAGGCAGCCGGCTACCAGGGGGCCGTGTCCGCCACGTCCGACTCCGAACCGAGGACGGTGCATCCGTGACCGAACAGACCCCACCGACCGATGCGGCCCCGCCCCACCAGTTGCCGCAGGCGAACGCCTCGACGCTGATCTACAACGAGGCCGGCGAGTACCTGCTGCACCTACGGGACGACATCCCCGGAATCTGGGAGCCGGGATCGTGGTCCCTGCTCGGCGGCGGCCGTGAACCGGAGGACCGGTCCCTGGAGGAGACGGCCAGAAGAGAGCTGCGCGAGGAGTCCGGTCTGGAACTCCCCGACCTCACCCCGTTCACCGTCGAGGAAGCTCGCGGCAGCGACGGCGGGACCGTCCCCATCCACATCTTCACCGGCCGTTGGGCCGGTGACCCGGCGACGTTGCACCTGACCGAAGGCGTCATGCTGCACTGGTTCCGGCCCGAGACCATGCCACGCCTGCGCATGGCCTCCTCGACCCACGACCTCATCCGCCGCCACGCCGAACTGCTTCACCGCGAAAACCTGCGGACCGTCGCCAAGGCGACTACCGACAGCAGCAGCCCAGTCGGCCACGGCGCATCCGGAGGCGGAAGCCCTGGTGGTTCTCTGCGGTCGGGCGGCTGCCTGTGCCGGGGGATCCAGTTCACCGTCACCGGCGCCCCTGACTATCCCCACACCTGCAGCTGCACGCACTGCCAGCGGCTGTCGGGCGGCCCGATGATGTCCTGGGTCTCCTTCCCCCTGAGCAGCCTGACCTGGACCGGCGACGGCGGCGAGCCGGCCTGGCACTACACCTGGCCCGACTCCCGGCGCGGCTTCTGTCCGGACTGCGGAAGCCAGCTGTGCGCGCTCGACGACGGAGCCAGCAGCATCGCGATCACCTTCTCGGCGTTCGAAGACGCCTCCGGCCTCGTGCCGGTCAACCAGAGCTTCCGCGAGGACGCTGTCACCTGGCTTCCCCAGGTGCCGGACACCCACCACAACAGCGTCACCTGACCTGACCGCGAACGAACGACCACCGCGCACCATGCGCCTGCGCCTGCGCCTGCGCCTGCGCCTGCGCCTGCGCCCACCGTGGCACGGGCCGTTCCATCCCCACCCAACTGCTGCACACCACCCCTGACTAGGAGTGCCCCGTGGCATACGACCGAGCCCACTGGTCCCGGCACTACGACGACCATCGCGGCTTCCGTCCCTTCCGCGACTCGGAGAAAGACCTGCTCGTCCGGCACGCGCCCGCCCCGGACGGCGGGCGCGCTCTGGAGCTGGGCTGCGGAACCGGCGAACTCGCCGTCTTCCTCGCCGAAATCGGCTACACCGTCGATGCGGTCGACTTCGCCGAGGGCGCCCTGACCCGCGCCCGGAAGGAGCACGCGGGCGCGGAGCGGGTGCGGTGGCTGTGCCTGGACATCGAGCACGACGATCCGGCGGAGCTGAGCCACGACGGCTACGACCTGATCACCCTGCGCCTGGTGTTCCCCTTCCTGCACGACCGCACCCGAACCCTGGACACCCTCGCTGCACGCCTGCGACCGCGCGGCGCGCTGGTGGTGATCACACCTGTGGCGGAGACCACGCCCGAGGAGCGGCGGCACATCGCGCTGGACGAGGAGGAGATCAGCCTGCTGGTGGAGGGGTGGTCGCAGGTGGAGCGGTTCGACTCGGAGGGCTTGGCGGTCCTCGTGCTGCGCCACCCCGCCGGGGACTTCACTGCGGTGGAGAAGGGCCGCCCGGAGCCGCAGTCCGTCGTCGGTGTGTGCGCGGTGGTCACCGACGGCTCCGGGCGCGTGCTGCTCGGCCGGTCGACGCGGGGCATGTGGGAGCTAACTGGAGTACGGGCGGGTTCCCTGAGGGGCTGAGCGGCGCGTCATTCCATTTCAGCTGGCAGGGGGCTCGATGGGCTCCTTTTTCAGCCTCTCCAGATGTTGGGCCGTTCTCCTGAATTTCAGGACTCACTGCTGTAATTTCAACGTCTATGGCAGATCCCGGGACGCGCGTGCTCTCCCTCGTAACGCCTCCCAGCGAACCGTCGGCCGCAGAGGCGGAGTTGCTGGGCGGCGAGCCAGGGCTGAGCGATGTGCTGTTGCTGCAGCGCCGATACGCAGGCGGGGCTGACAAGGAAGACGAGCAGCTGTTCTTCATGGACGCGCTGGTCGAGTACCAGTGGGCGCGAGATGTGGCGGGCCTGGCGTCCTCCACCCTGGACGGGCTGACGAAGCCAGTGATCGAGGTGTGCGACCACTACGGTGTCGTGCCATGGCGGCTGACGCCCCGCCACGTCGACGGCTACTTCGCTGGAGTCGGCAAACGTCAAGCACCGACGGTGCGATCGAAGCTGAACCGGATCGACCACTTCTTCGCATTCCTGGAGCAACGCTACGCGCACGAGATCTTCCAGCGGTTCGGGGCGACGGTCGAGTCGCCGGTCGATCCCTTCAACCGACACGCACACCGTGGTGACTTCGGCCTGCGGGTGCCACCGTCTGCCCGGGCGGTCAACGAGTTCTTCGCCGGTTGGCGGCGGGAGCTGGCGCACGCTCGCAAGGAGGCGGTGGCGTGCAGGGACTACGTGATGGCGAAGTTGATCTACATCTCCGGGGTGCGGGCTTCGGAGCTGTGCCAGATGCGCATGAAGGACCTGCACTGGGAGGCCGGCGACTTCGGGCGGTTCCTCGTCCAGGGCAAGGGCGCCCGAGGGTCGGGGCCGCGGCAGCGAGAGGCGTTTCTGTTCGCCGAGGGACGTGAGTTGCTCTGGTGGTACGTGGAGGAAGTCCGCGGGTTGTTCTCAGACGACCCGGAGCACCCTGAGTCGCCGGTGTGGCCCTCTGAGCGCCTCGCGCGAGATCTTGGCGGTATGCCGAACCCTGTCGGCCCAGCGGTGACAACGTCGACGCTACGGAAGGCGCTGGCGAGAGCCTCGGAGGCCCACCTGGCAGGTCCGGTCGAGCGGATCTTTCCTCACTTGCTTCGGCATGCTTGTGCCACACACCGCTACGAGGCGGGGATGTCGCTGTGGGAGGTACAGAAGTTGCTCGGCCATGACTGGACGACGACCACGGTTCGGTACATTTTGTCGGCTCAGAGCGATCCAGAGATGGCCAGCCGACGTTCGTCGGCTCGGGCAGCACAACGACTGCGCATGGACACGGGGGGTCTGTCGTGAAGTGGAACCTGCGGTGGGCGGCGGCCAACCGAGGCATCTGGAGGCCCAGTGACCTGATGCCCGCGTTCAAAGAAGTCGGCTTCACTCCGTCGATGTCGAAAGTCTCCGCGCTCTGGTCGGGCACACCCGTAACGGTACGGCTGGACGACCTGGACCTGATCTGCGCTGCTCTTCAGTGCACGGTCGCGGACCTGCTCGTCGCCGAACCTGTAGCCAGGAAGACGCCGGTGGCCCAGGATGAGGGGCTCGCGACGGCTGCGGGTGAGTCGCCCAGGCCGGTGCCGCGCCGGTCCACCGGGGCGGGGCGGCCCAGGTCGCTCCCACCGAACTGAGGTGGCTCCAAGACGAAAGCGCCTGCCCTCGCTGGGGCAGTGCGCCGGCTGCCTCGGCTGGGGGCTGCGGGTCCAGTCACCGTTTTGCTCCCCCTGCCACCAATGGCGCTCCAAACGGAACCACCCGGAGGGCGAGTGCAGACGGTGTAAGCGACTGTGGCGCATCAACGATGAAGGCTTCTGCCGGGCGTGTGTCGTGGCTGTCACCGAGTACGACGCGGCCTGGTACTTCGAACCCTCAAGGGCCGCAGAGCAGCCGGCATGGACCCAGCTCGCGTTCTGCCTGCCCGCTTCCGTCCGTCGGCCTGCCTTGCCCACCGGTACCTACCGCCTGCAGACTGACGGCCGCTACCACGCACCTGGCTGGGCACGCGCTCAGCGCCCCGACGCCCTCGTCGTGGACGACGAGCGGATCTGCCCGCCGGCAGTGTGTGGACAGGTGGCCCTGTTCCCTGCGCCGTACCGGCTGCTGGAGCACCACGCCATCGCGATTCGCAGCCGATTCCAAGACGATCTGACCCGACTTAAACCGCTGGTCGGTCAGGTGCAGGCTGAGTACTGCCTCGGGCGTGACTGGCGCGTCAGTGCCATGAACATGTTGGCCCTTGCGCTGGCGGCTCGTGACGCGGCCGGCCAGGACCTGGTCGACGCCGCGATCCTTGACGCCCTGCCTCACCGGCCCGTCGGAGTCACCCGGGTCCTGAACAAGGCTGGCTGGCTTGCTCCTGACCTAGACCGCGAGGTGGCCCTGCTACCGCACGCCCAGCGGGCCCGCCCCCAACCTCAGCCACGAAGTTGCGATCACTGCCTCTCGTGGGGTCGAAACCAAGTGTGCGACGCCTGTAGAAGCTGGCGTCGCACATACGCTGACCAGCGAGGACGTTGCGGTCGGTGTGGCGCCGGGCCGCTTCCCCTGCGGAACGGTCGATGCCGCGACTGCACTCGACAGCGCCTTCAGCTGGGACCTGACACCGACGCCTCTACCTGGCGGCAACTACGGTTTGCCGGACCGTCCTTGGCGAACGGCAGCGCGACCCGTCGCGGGCTCCTCGCGGATCGTCCGGAAGTCAGTCCGCCAACCGTACTTGAAGGTCAGGCGACGATCTTTGAGATCGAGCGGGACTGGCGCCCGCTGGCCGGAGCCCTGCTGCCGGCCCCGCTACCGCCGGTGAAGGCCCTGCTGGCGGACTTCGCCCGGTACACCATGGAGAACCGCTGGCACCAGAAAGTCCACGAGCCCAGTGCTCGGGTTCTACGAGTGGCCGCCACCTGGCTGGGCGCCGTCACCGTCTTCCGCGAGGAAGATATTCGGGCGATGCACCGCGCGTTCGGCGGCAAGGGTCGCATCCGCGGGCTTGTCGCCTTCCTGGACCAACGCGAACAGCTCGTCACCTCGCCGCCGCGGCGCAACAGCGACGAGGCTTTCATCCAGCGCACCATCGCCGCCTTCCCTCCACGAATCAGCGACGAACTCGGCACGTGGGTCGGGGTCTTGCGTGGCGCTAGCAGGGCCCACCACCGCGTCACCGACTACGCCACCCTGCGCCGCTACCTCATCTACCTGGCCACGCCACTCGCTGACTGGACCACCCGCTACACCACCTTGCGCCAGGTGACGGAGCCTGACGTCACGGCCGCTGTCACCGCGGTCAAAGGCCCACGCGCCCACGAGCGCGCTGTGGCGGTTCGGTCGCTCTTTCGAGCCCTGAAACACGCCAAGCTCGTCTTCGTCGACCCCACCCGTGGACTCCGCATCACCCGTCAGGAACTGCTGCCCACAACTCTGGCCCCCGACCGGCTGGCCGGGCTCTTGGAGACCAGCTCCAACCCCGCTACCCGCCTGGTTCTCGCCCTGGTCGCCCTCCACGCAAGCAACGGCACGGACCTGCGCAACCTCGACCTCTCCGACGTGCTGCTTACCCGACGGCAACTTCTGATCCGCCGCCCCCACGGCCGTCACATCGTCCACCTCGACGACACCACAGCTGCCCTACTGCATGCCTGGCTCCGCTACCGCCATCAGCGTTGGCCACGCACCGTCAACTCGCACCTTCTGGTTACTCAACAGACCGCCAACGCGACCGATCCTGTCTCCGCGGACTACGTCTACAGGCGCTTCGATCCCGCCGGTCTGACTCTGCGCGCAGTTCGCGCCGACAGAATCCTGGACGAGGCTCGCGAGACCGAAGATCCCGTCCACCTCGTCCGTGTCTTCGGAATCTCCATCACCACTGCCATGAAATACATCCACACGGCCCACCCCCACCGCGGCGGCCCCATCCCACCATGACAGGCGGGTGTCCCTGAACTCGACCGTGCCCGGCGCCCTGCCGCCCGCCAACGTGCAGGTTCCCGCGACTGAGCGGCCAGAAATCCGCGAACCCGCCCGCTTTGCC includes:
- a CDS encoding protein-L-isoaspartate O-methyltransferase family protein, with amino-acid sequence MTTTATAAQRTAMVDQLKSGGGLSDPRLRAAFLSVRREVLLPHAYVRVSGPGVEPIDWRLLDGSHPDDQAEWLDLIHSDESILLQRDHEALDSLVRGPVTGGNMTSMSTYSPATVEALQSLHLAPGQRFLELGPGPGVSLALAAAVIGPEKAVGVERDRHMAAFAQQNLDVLGAGVTVVEGDALHGHAADGPYDRIHSGIGVPCVPAAWVQQLAPAGRLLTTLATRTPSWPGQLLVTRNQRGRVAAVLQGRARGYRPMLGYRWLSALKHRPQVKADPGHIRSTRLAPPSDDAHGFWMAAAYLVPNVVRDFQAETMTVVAPEDDSWAVAGPGDGTVRVHGPRDVWAELEAVHARWTRAGRPTQYRVDIPAGGGTQHVASAAGPHALEWELPALPAPAPICGPESGEPVRCGAASQPSRLRRPDLPKEDQA
- a CDS encoding GNAT family N-acetyltransferase; amino-acid sequence: MTNSAPSNAPAPRLATPADAGEIARLRSQYILSEPLDEAWLARGRDQLALRLRPGGDAHAYVVDAPGEGLASCALGFVQVLLPAPRYPQGLAVRIHAVATDPAHRRRGYAHAALSALLEDLQERGVTLYELYASEGSAPLYERLGFRPYPALMRMTKFPDPSEPPAP
- a CDS encoding class I SAM-dependent methyltransferase, translating into MNTTSEAQRWNAHYAGGRGIRPLSKAEIRIVRDTLAPPKGPKEPRALEVCCGTGDLARLLDELGYVVDAVDYAQAAIDRAEAASGPDITYHCADVALGDLPALAGRGAST
- a CDS encoding endonuclease III domain-containing protein → MRRSLAHLPDRTRIVAELADLLRPGGQLCVITPHADRFPQDLRGICLDDDEIAMLTQGWEHTERLEAEDSTAVVLHGPVGQAAGYREKRPPKGPPRPTGCRTTTPACDPPTAATQEHDVKPRHLTHTDTLLLPITGNGPFNFRHTLWKPSHYATGLEAHTETRSWRTFRIDGLIIGVALSNGGDDRMISAEVFTDSDYTPEHRNRLARRLTTSYGLDEDLAPFTELAADVTAMRAPLHALAGMRQSCPEDHFEIAVIALLLQNTTISRTTQMTRNLLTRHGRLVQFDGIRLRAWFTPAEIAAVTAEEFKERDRLGYRSKTLPHFAAFFRDHRPEDLAAADNLVELLQQIKGVGPYTAAVMASHASRDPAVFGVDVWNRKILARRLLDTEDAAPEDVHEHLARLFPGHAGTAALYLVEHESLHTPVAPLLTPDATKTWNQELRPSTS
- a CDS encoding ABC transporter ATP-binding protein, which gives rise to MSADQEATEPSTQQRAELPGPRQEPLGLPPATQPTKPGDGDVADELEEAYWSAYDGAAAKSTVREVLVRLPRIVGQIGRLAWQADRSATLAVVVLQLVSAAMAACGLVASVGVLRELFGHGPTPDKVRSAVPQILLVVGFLSARALLEAGVAVAQARVTPKIRTALECDFLRLTAHVRLEVVDDADWHDDAYRASDRGLFYARQIVGQVVTLASTLLGLVGTAGVLTSLHPVLLPLLLLSVLPVGAAAVRTARARFHSFKRWNTLQRRVRVFSWLLLERDAAAELRSDTAQNALLDEHRRLTARIAEEDTHLGMSSALLTLAGRAVGGIGTGITYIALGAMLVAGWLPLAAGAGAVLAIQTGQTALTRFVDVAHLVYEHAMWVDDLLRFQERCRGLQPRRRALTAPATVAALTLEDVGYTYPGKETPALSGVSMTLRAGETVAFLGVNGSGKSTCSRLIAGLYEAGEGTVRWDGVDVRDMDSESLQARVATVLQDPVHFPFSALANLTVSRGTLTDTDPQRALDAARASGAEQVIAGLPGTWQAVLSKRFRGGQELSAGQWAKIAVARGLYKNAPVLLLDEPTASMDPKAEHAVYQAVLRNKARADQITVLISHRLASVVECDRIYVFDGGRITEAGTHQQLMNLGGDYAQMFTLQAAGYQGAVSATSDSEPRTVHP
- a CDS encoding NUDIX domain-containing protein; its protein translation is MTEQTPPTDAAPPHQLPQANASTLIYNEAGEYLLHLRDDIPGIWEPGSWSLLGGGREPEDRSLEETARRELREESGLELPDLTPFTVEEARGSDGGTVPIHIFTGRWAGDPATLHLTEGVMLHWFRPETMPRLRMASSTHDLIRRHAELLHRENLRTVAKATTDSSSPVGHGASGGGSPGGSLRSGGCLCRGIQFTVTGAPDYPHTCSCTHCQRLSGGPMMSWVSFPLSSLTWTGDGGEPAWHYTWPDSRRGFCPDCGSQLCALDDGASSIAITFSAFEDASGLVPVNQSFREDAVTWLPQVPDTHHNSVT
- a CDS encoding class I SAM-dependent methyltransferase; the protein is MAYDRAHWSRHYDDHRGFRPFRDSEKDLLVRHAPAPDGGRALELGCGTGELAVFLAEIGYTVDAVDFAEGALTRARKEHAGAERVRWLCLDIEHDDPAELSHDGYDLITLRLVFPFLHDRTRTLDTLAARLRPRGALVVITPVAETTPEERRHIALDEEEISLLVEGWSQVERFDSEGLAVLVLRHPAGDFTAVEKGRPEPQSVVGVCAVVTDGSGRVLLGRSTRGMWELTGVRAGSLRG
- a CDS encoding tyrosine-type recombinase/integrase — its product is MADPGTRVLSLVTPPSEPSAAEAELLGGEPGLSDVLLLQRRYAGGADKEDEQLFFMDALVEYQWARDVAGLASSTLDGLTKPVIEVCDHYGVVPWRLTPRHVDGYFAGVGKRQAPTVRSKLNRIDHFFAFLEQRYAHEIFQRFGATVESPVDPFNRHAHRGDFGLRVPPSARAVNEFFAGWRRELAHARKEAVACRDYVMAKLIYISGVRASELCQMRMKDLHWEAGDFGRFLVQGKGARGSGPRQREAFLFAEGRELLWWYVEEVRGLFSDDPEHPESPVWPSERLARDLGGMPNPVGPAVTTSTLRKALARASEAHLAGPVERIFPHLLRHACATHRYEAGMSLWEVQKLLGHDWTTTTVRYILSAQSDPEMASRRSSARAAQRLRMDTGGLS
- a CDS encoding helix-turn-helix domain-containing protein, encoding MKWNLRWAAANRGIWRPSDLMPAFKEVGFTPSMSKVSALWSGTPVTVRLDDLDLICAALQCTVADLLVAEPVARKTPVAQDEGLATAAGESPRPVPRRSTGAGRPRSLPPN
- a CDS encoding site-specific integrase, encoding MANGSATRRGLLADRPEVSPPTVLEGQATIFEIERDWRPLAGALLPAPLPPVKALLADFARYTMENRWHQKVHEPSARVLRVAATWLGAVTVFREEDIRAMHRAFGGKGRIRGLVAFLDQREQLVTSPPRRNSDEAFIQRTIAAFPPRISDELGTWVGVLRGASRAHHRVTDYATLRRYLIYLATPLADWTTRYTTLRQVTEPDVTAAVTAVKGPRAHERAVAVRSLFRALKHAKLVFVDPTRGLRITRQELLPTTLAPDRLAGLLETSSNPATRLVLALVALHASNGTDLRNLDLSDVLLTRRQLLIRRPHGRHIVHLDDTTAALLHAWLRYRHQRWPRTVNSHLLVTQQTANATDPVSADYVYRRFDPAGLTLRAVRADRILDEARETEDPVHLVRVFGISITTAMKYIHTAHPHRGGPIPP